One genomic window of Aethina tumida isolate Nest 87 chromosome 3, icAetTumi1.1, whole genome shotgun sequence includes the following:
- the LOC109594382 gene encoding proto-oncogene tyrosine-protein kinase ROS, which yields MKHLCIILLCFVTRTIANFEHSDVQVQYQCLSKCGSSPKSSHTAHYDYACDYNCTVEQCKKGCNIWKNALNSSCQKACNGDTGRLTQKGHHCVMGCNDAISKYYQQLKLHMKIPPAPALVADSLMATSLKLEWNFPEARKDGLSCHVQWKYEEVDRWQFCGNATWDSTNTIVSINNLKPYTKYRFRIVIAILGFLEQYRIFSAQSVVISTAAHGLPTSPPNIVRAAPVDYSSISVSWEPGLFPHGPLLSYVLQITDTRPDYHSEVKDISPDNPYYIFHNLRPQETYNISVSMSNSVGSGPKATVSVRTPPETTVKNAQEPVLILGTDTSIIEQEASIMDEPDVIYSDHKQKFIGMGIHIRKKLLFISNSKGQIVKLSLNKSQSHIIPEVILDQSTINFTPLDLSVDWLNDQLYILAEVESKMYQIIRCALDGSGSTVAIAGLSVKPSSIEVDPCNGYLFWVIQDETRGGLYRLDLADISNGIKHEIQPKMIVNDTSLGSFVVDYSNFHIMVSFQKQNTIYAVSLDGKESTNLRTKVTQSKFQKVISLAYANRKFFWTDGRKVFNEEYHRAHDSYFHNSYPSSQNYKKIFINLPSSQPTPAPVNPPTNVQAIFGCNIAKIKWQAPHLLGVQSIRGAWQNWSYEILVIELATNKTKTFRNILHTSYTVTNLTENTEYIVKTVAYTSFGKSPWSSEFRGVTLSESKKSMILWSAAEGLLKSNAAGEVVETLIDKTKMKNYHYIDVTWYKDKIYLVTNTSEVQWLNITSHTQGSWANMDSVRSIAVDWIGKKIYWSNPKQQLIFRENLNGEQKEHLPIYIVAKELKIDSVKAYLYWSTGYAVECSRLNGIGRIEYQEAQFFHGKQVLGLTLDMDSKHVYWIIRGPEGSNLYKAPMAGYWPGKENQAKKVQTFERPNMQGPLCYFHNRLLWLQDDKSAAISDPSGNNIATVTGKSIWGLNMVYVIDSSLHTLPENITGGEVIVIPEPIDSSSIRVIGTSSSFNVSWDPIENVNYGEVFYEIQIESFYKKNNFSSNITTHPSVKYWEEVEPHIKLHISIRAYTYWGSSDQIHAEVYSPSSTPSVPINLRTYVMYEYQHNSSGHENHASITFRWNKPLKPNGEIKGYKVFCWYMENDIQMNICNNQITEADQLEHVIDHLMENQIYYLQVQAFTDKGDGVMSETLSVNSSHEWPLPTLLIASSDSIFIDDIDANHKQLIIHGINTPVEIAYLLKEKKIFWVNQMNELLMYDLRMNKTKNFDIKKLANGVTVDWLERSLYFVESDDNSTIYKIDLNQLDKNVKESRPIYSTTARISKIEISPFTKKLYWVESPDGYSHRLMKSDTDGRNTQLFFQHNVYKRSVDEELCNCPVTVTDIEPTFTIDHSNVNNKPQLIFIDENKNIISSDKDGCVCNTIANNSVVNSYPLERVKSDFGTLYWTNPSRNVLYALKRTESNVTSKKENVRDILIFGQHMQPYPEKECLAPKQHDNFTAHLVKKTSNSLVLKMPEYLIHPNCSDVSMATPEYKILYSQYNKSTPFCTEELCQEILTFQDVFEITDLKPFTEYIISVGVSNHFSKNEETVTGPPVIYKTAAGAPSKPRNVSAVVLNPTLAEVNWLPPKELNGLRVYYEIHWQTEGSLSGVRQKGEQPVQVQHYKNNSNILTTLLQKLSPNSTYIVWVKAYSETNETSSDSDRVQLTTYAKPGDLELVNKTAYSLRLSWNKSSNMKEYRVEYSPITSNDWTSAEIGKLDNLIKVENLRPKMQYKFRLCILYKKYPEWYVWPTDTRFTFETLGDKPSPPGTPIIQYAKPNVYKVLWEAAKDNGAPIEMYMLEGLKIKTYRYKRSTNRTAWFYTAPSIEEEERQWESFYNGTNTSWIIEGLSDKFKYSFRVSALNAYGWSIPSKESTEFDLNEAARWTEKQNPGNLILIAIGIPLMIAICGLVCILYAVFKKFFKPKKKPEFVAAPRRPDVELATLRELPRTGVHSTNILYVSTQPPSEDVTLLPHIRRDQITLTKFLGSGAFGEVYEGKAKGILNSSKDTKVAVKTLRKGASDQEKSEFLQEAELMSHFKHEHILQLLGVCLDNDPSFIIMELMEGGDLLTYLRSSRNPSSSTPNLTLIELLKMCVDVSKGCRYLEEMHFVHRDLACRNCLVSSVDTESRIVKIGDFGLARDVYKNDYYRKEGEGLLPVRWMAPESLVDGIFTSQSDVWAFGVLLWEIMTLGQQPYPARNNMEVLHYVRRGGRLGKPTDCPSELHKLMLKCWESAPEKRPTFKYCLDVLVNLHQDNLRNPMTAAHEGQYISTVPDRTSWDQELDDKEKMPFLSDSESQDMPKYLELLYEREIPYLENDGYEIPNQLVTQIDSENCSTKPSSLRHSFSSETDKLSANANDDSQIISYNKMEKPTAF from the exons aaatcaTCACACACGGCCCATTATGACTATGCCTGCGACTACAATTGCACCGTGGAACAG TGCAAAAAAGGATGTAATATTTGGAAGAACGCCTTGAATTCGTCTTGCCAAAAAGCTTGT AATGGTGATACAGGCAGACTAACACAAAAAGGGCACCACTGCGTTATGGGCTGCAACGATGCAATCTCCAAATATTACCAACAACTGAAGCTACATATGAAAATACCACCAGCGCCTGCTCTAGTTGCCGATTCACTAATGGCAACATCGCTGAAGTTGGAGTGGAACTTCCCCGAAGCAAGAAAAGATGGACTGAGTTGTCACGTTCAGTGGAAGTACGAGGAAGTTGACAGGTGGCAGTTTTGTGGTAATGCCACCTGGGATTCCACAAACACCATCGTGTCTATTAACAACCTCAAACCTTACACCAAGTATAGA TTTCGCATCGTGATAGCTATCCTTGGATTCCTCGAACAGTACCGGATCTTTTCAGCGCAAAGCGTTGTTATAAGTACTGCCGCCCATGGGCTGCCAACATCGCCGCCGAATATTGTACGGGCCGCACCGGTCGATTACTCAAGTATTAGCGTCAGCTGGGAACCCGGCCTATTCCCGCACGGTCCCCTCCTTTCCTACGTGCTCCAAATCACCGACACCCGTCCAGATTATCATTCGGAAGTCAAG gACATTTCACCAGACAACCCATACTACATTTTCCATAATTTACGACCCCAAGAAACATACAATATATCAGTAAGTATGAGTAATAGTGTGGGGTCTGGACCAAAGGCAACAGTGTCAGTGAGAACTCCGCCAGAAACTACAG TTAAAAATGCCCAAGAGCCAGTACTAATATTAGGCACTGACACAAGCATCATCGAACAAGAAGCAAGTATAATGGATGAACCCGATGTTATTTACTCAGatcacaaacaaaaatttatag gcATGGGTATACACATCCGGAAAAAACTTCTATTTATCTCCAATTCAAAAGGCCAAATTGTAAAACTATCACTAAACAAATCACAAAGCCACATCATACCCGAAGTAATACTGGACCAGTCGACTATTAATTTCACTCCTTTAGATTTATCGGTGGATTGGCTTAACGACCAACTGTATATACTCGCAGAAGTTGaatcaaaaatgtatcaaattaTAAGATGTGCTTTGGATGGTAGTGGTTCAACGGTAGCTATAGCTGGTCTAAGTGTCAAACCATCATCCATAGAAGTTGATCCATGCAATGG ATATCTATTTTGGGTAATTCAAGATGAAACAAGAGGTGGCTTATACCGGCTAGATTTGGCAGATATAAGCAACGGGATAAAACACGAAATTCAACCCAAAATGATAGTAAACGACACATCATTGGGAAGTTTCGTTGTCGACTATtccaattttcatattatggtttcatttcaaaaacagAACACCATTTATGCCGTTTCTTTGGACGGTAAAGAGAGCACAAATCTCAGAACCAAAGTAACTCAATCAAAATTCCAGAAAGTAATTTCCTTGGCTTATGCCAACAGAAAGTTCTTCTGGACGGATGGTAGGAAAGTGTTTAATGAGGAATATCACAGAGCACATGACAGCTACTTCCACAACTCTTATCCCAGTtcgcaaaattataaaaaaattttcattaatctgCCAAGTTCACAACCTACACCGGCTCCAGTAAATCCTCCAACAAATGTTCAGGCTATTTTCGGCTGTAACATTGCTAAAATTAAATGGCAAGCTCCACACCTACTTGGAGTTCAAA gtatAAGAGGCGCCTGGCAAAATTGGTCATACGAAATATTAGTAATAGAATTAGCcacgaacaaaacaaaaactttCAGAAATATTCTACACACTTCATACACAGTAACGAATCTTACAGAAAATACTGAATACATTGTTAAAACAGTAGCGTACACTTCTTTTGGCAAAAGTCCTTGGTCTTCGGAATTTCGTGGTGTGACGTTGAgcgaatcaaaaaaatctatgaTTTTATGGTCAGCCGCAGAAGGACTCCTGAAATCCAACGCAGCTGGAGAAGTTGTGGAAACATTGATAgacaaaactaaaatgaaaaattatcacTACATCGACGTGACGTGGtacaaagataaaatttatctagTTACCAACACCTCAGAAGTACAGTGGTTAAACATTACATCCCACACCCAAGGTAGTTGGGCAAATATGGACTCTGTTAGAAGTATTGCAGTGGATTGGATTGGAAAGAAGATTTATTGGTCGAATCCTAAACAACAACtg atttttagagaaaatttaaatggagaaCAAAAGGAACATTTGCCAATTTACATAGTAGCAAAAGAACTGAAAATAGACTCAGTGAAGGCTTATTTATATTGGTCGACTGGGTATGCAGTAGAATGTTCACGTTTAAATGGTATCGGCAGAATAGAATACCAAGAAGCCCAGTTTTTTCATGGGAAGCAAG ttttgggATTGACTTTGGACATGGACAGCAAACATGTGTATTGGATAATTCGTGGACCTGAAGGTTCCAATTTGTATAAGGCTCCTATGGCTGGTTATTGGCCGGGGAAAGAAAATCAAGCTAAAAAAGTTCAAACGTTTGAGCGACCAAATATGCAAGGTCCTCTGTGTTATTTTCACAATCGCCTGCTCTGGCTACAAGACGACAAAAGTGCAGCTATAAGTGATCCTAGTGGTAACAACATTGCCACTGTTACTGGGAAGTCTATATGGGGCTTGAATATGGTCTACGTGATTGATTCATCCTTACACACATTACCag aaaatattacgGGTGGGGAGGTCATCGTAATCCCTGAACCAATAGATAGTAGTTCTATTAGAGTTATTGGAACATCATCATCGTTCAACGTCTCTTGGGATCCGatagaaaatgttaattacgGAGAAGTTTTCTACGAAATTCAAATCGaaagtttttataagaaaaataacttCTCGTCGAATATTACAACGCATCCATCTGTGAAGTATTGGGAAGAAGTAGAACCTCATATAAAGCTTCACATTAGCATTAGAGCTTATACCTATTGGGGATCGTCAGATCAAATCCATGCAGAAGTTTATTCCCCATCATCGACCCCATCTGTTCCGATAAATCTAAGAACTTATGTCATGTATGAATACCAGCATAATTCATCTGGACATGAGAACCATGCTTCTATCACATTCAGGTGGAACAAGCCATTGAAACCAAACGGAGAAATTAAAGGTTATAAGGTTTTCTGTTGGTACATGGAAAATGATATACAGATGAATATTTGCAATAATCAAATTACTGAAGCTGACCAACTTGAACACGTGATTGATCATCTCATGGAAAATCAGATATATTATCTTCag gTTCAAGCATTTACTGATAAAGGTGATGGTGTAATGTCTGAAACTTTATCCGTAAACTCAAGTCACGAGTGGCCACTACCAACTCTGTTAATAGCTTCATcagattcaatatttatagatgACATCGACGCGAATCACAAACAGCTCATTATTCACGGTATTAACACGCCAGTCGAAATAGCATACCttttaaaagaaaagaaaatattttgggtAAACCAAATGAATGAGTTATTAATGTACGACCTTCGTAtgaataaaaccaaaaattttgatataaaaaagctAGCGAATGGTGTTACTGTGGACTGGTTGGAAAGAAGTCTTTATTTTGTAGAAAGCGATGATAACTCGACAATctacaaaattgatttaaatcaactggataaaaatgttaaagagaGTAGACCGATTTACTCTACCACGGCCAGAATATCCAAAATAGAAATATCACCATTCACTAAAAAACTGTACTGGGTTGAATCACCTGATGGATACTCACATAGATTGATGAAAAGTGACACTGATGGAAGGAACACTCAACTGTTTTTCCAACATAATGTGTACAAAAGGTCTGTTGATGAGGAACTCTGCAATTGTCCGGTAACCGTTACAGACATCGAGCCAACTTTCACAATTGACCACTCCAATGTTAACAATAAACCCCAACtgatttttattgatgaaaacaaaaatattatttcatcagATAAGGATGGATGTGTTTGTAACACAATTGCTAACAACTCTGTGGTCAACAGCTATCCATTAGAAAGAGTAAAATCTGATTTTGGAACTTTATACTGGACTAATCCCTCTAGAAATGTACTCTATGCTTTAAAGAGGACAGAATCAAATGTGACCAGCAAAAAGGAAAACGTTCGGGACATACTTATATTTGGTCAACATATGCAACCGTATCCGGAAAAAGAATGTTTGGCTCCTAAGCAACACGATAACTTTACTGCCCATTTGGtcaaaaaaacatcaaattcaCTGGTACTCAAAATGCCCGAATATTTAATTCACCCGAACTGTTCCGATGTTTCGATGGCAACTCCCGAGTATAAAATCCTCTATTCGCAGTATAATAAATCCACACCGTTTTGTACCGAAGAACTTTGCcaagaaattttaacatttcaagATGTTTTTGAAATCACTGATTTAAAACCGTTCACAGAATACATAATTTCGGTGGGTGTTAGCaatcatttttctaaaaatgaagAGACTGTTACTGGACCTCccgttatatataaaacagctGCAGGAG CTCCATCAAAGCCACGAAACGTATCTGCCGTAGTGTTAAATCCTACTTTGGCGGAAGTTAATTGGTTGCCGCCAAAGGAACTTAACGGTTTGCGAGTGTATTACGAGATTCATTGGCAAACTGAGGGCAGTCTTTCGGGAGTGCGTCAAAAAGGCGAACAACCGGTACAAGTGCAGCACTACAAGAACAATAGTAACATATTAACAACGTTGCTACAGAAATTGTCGCCCAACTCCACATATATAGTGTGGGTGAAAGCGTATAGCGAAACTAATGAAACATCGAGTGACAGTGACAGAGTGCAACTTACAACTTACGCAAAGCCTGGAGACTTAGAACTGGTCAATAAGACGGCCTACTCCTTAAGGCTTTCTTGGAACAAAAGCTCCAATATGAAGGAGTATAGGGTGGAGTATTCACCAATAACGTCTAATGATTGGACATCAGCGGAAATTGGAAAACTTGATAATTTGATCAAAGTGGAAAATTTAAGGCCAAAGATGCAATATAAATTTCGATTGTGcatattgtacaaaaaatatccGGAATGGTACGTGTGGCCTACGGACACCCGTTTTACTTTCGAGACCTTGGGAGATAAACCCAGTCCTCCAGGCACTCCCATAATTCAATATGCAAAAcctaatgtttataaagttcTGTGGGAGGCAGCGAAAGATAACGGAGCCCCAATTGAAATGTACATGCTGGAaggtttgaaaataaaaacgtacAGATATAAGAGGAGTACGAATCGTACTGCATGGTTTTATACCGCGCCATCAATTGAAGAAGAAGAACGACAATGGGAGTCGTTTTATAACGGAACAA ACACCTCTTGGATTATTGAGGGTTTAAGTGACAAATTCAAGTACTCGTTTAGAGTGTCAGCCTTAAATGCATATGGCTGGAGTATTCCAAGCAAAGAAAGTACTGAATTTGACTTGAATGAGGCAGCAAGGTGGACCGAAAAACAAAATCCGGGCAACTTAATTCTCATTGCTATTGGTATACCACTAATGATTGCTATATGTGGCTTAGTTTGTATCCTATATG ctgtttttaaaaaatttttcaaacctAAAAAGAAGCCAGAGTTTGTTGCCGCCCCTCGGAGGCCCGATGTGGAACTTGCAACTCTAAGGGAGCTCCCTAGAACTGGTGTGCATAGTACCAATATTTTATACGTTTCCACGCAACCTCCTTCAGAGGATGTAACTTTACTACCGCACATACGTCGAGATCAAATTACGCTCACAAAATTTCTGGGGAGCGGTGCTTTTGGTGAGGTCTATGAAGGAAAAGCTAAAGGAATTCTTAACAGTAGCAAAGATACGAAAGTAGCAGTGAAg ACGTTAAGAAAGGGGGCATCCGACCAAGAAAAGAGTGAGTTTTTGCAAGAGGCGGAGCTAATGAGTCACTTCAAGCACGAGCACATATTGCAACTCTTGGGAGTATGTTTGGACAATGATCCGAGTTTCATCATCATGGAACTTATGGAAGGAGGCGACCTGTTAACTTACTTGAGGTCTTCACGCAATCCATCG TCATCAACCCCCAATTTAACACTGATCGAGCTGCTTAAAATGTGTGTCGACGTATCGAAAGGATGCCGCTACCTCGAAGAAATGCATTTCGTTCACCGAGACTTGGCATGCCGTAACTGTCTTGTTTCCAGTGTCGACACTGAATCCCGTATTGTCAAAATAGGTGACTTTGGTTTGGCCAGAGATGTTTACAAAAACGACTACTACAGGAAAGAAGGAGAAGGATTACTGCCAGTGAGGTGGATGGCCCCAGAGTCCCTTGTAGATGGGATTTTTACTAGTCAGTCTGATGTGTGGGCTTTTGGTGTGCTTCTCTGGGAAATTATGACTTTAGGACAACAACCGTATCCGGCAAGAAATAATATGGAAGTTTTGCATTACGTCAGGCGTGGAGGTCGATTAGGCAAACCAACTGATTGTCCGAGCGAACT ccACAAATTGATGTTGAAATGCTGGGAATCGGCACCCGAAAAGCGACCGACATTTAAATACTGCCTTGATGTTCTGGTGAATTTACACCAGGATAATTTACGTAACCCCATGACGGCAGCTCATGAGGGTCAATATATTAGTACAGTACCTGATC GTACCTCTTGGGACCAGGAATTGGACGACAAAGAAAAAATGCCCTTCCTATCAGATAGTGAAAGCCAAGATATGCCAAAATATTTGGAACTTCTGTATGAACGAGAGATTCCTTATTTGGAGAACGACGGGTACGAAATACCCAATCAGCTGGTGACGCAAATCGACAGTGAAAACTGCTCCACCAAACCGAGTTCCTTAAGACATTCGTTTTCCAGTGAGACGGACAAATTAAGTGCGAATGCGAACGACGATAGCCAAATTATATCgtataataaaatggaaaagCCTACCGCATTTTAA